In bacterium, a single genomic region encodes these proteins:
- a CDS encoding radical SAM protein — protein sequence MWVVSKTKFDVVKLRALLYNALSKKIISSATQVESNGRTHLEHILDSYVNNEVLSFKDKVKFFPLKKILDIVRRAFNQSDDQFKKSLLNPTMRKILLNSLKSLEKYGLTTPQNFYSPMMVVWNFTYKCNLRCKHCYENAGILRNGNFTELSIDEKFQALDKLSRENIPTIFFSGGEPLAGEGFFEIAEAAKKMGFYLSIATNGTLFNKENAQRAKEIGFGYVAVSLDAATPEVHDRFRGMPGMWQRSINGIKNLIDAGVTTCIQYTLAKDNLSELPKMFSLLKEIGAYKLIIYNYIPVGRGEFESDPTPEDRESAYKLMFEQLDLGYHIIATTSPQFGRYCQEMRAGSVIIAHYADAKSEEFGAIADIVGGCGAGRAYCALQPDGIITPCVYMPDLQIGNIKTQEFREIWDAPLMAQFRDRSDLWGHCSNCNYKAVCGGCRARAYVYTGDIKGPDPGCIYNREYYYKAQMSKLK from the coding sequence ATGTGGGTAGTATCAAAAACTAAATTTGATGTCGTTAAACTTAGGGCTTTACTTTATAATGCACTATCAAAAAAAATTATAAGTTCAGCCACTCAAGTTGAATCCAATGGCAGGACTCACCTTGAGCATATTCTTGATAGTTATGTAAATAATGAAGTCTTGTCATTTAAAGACAAAGTAAAATTTTTCCCATTAAAGAAGATTCTGGATATAGTGAGAAGGGCATTTAATCAATCTGACGACCAGTTTAAAAAATCACTCCTTAACCCTACCATGCGTAAAATTCTATTAAATTCACTTAAATCACTTGAAAAATATGGACTAACTACACCGCAGAATTTTTATTCGCCTATGATGGTGGTTTGGAATTTCACTTATAAATGTAACCTTAGGTGTAAGCATTGCTATGAGAATGCAGGTATCCTACGAAACGGCAACTTTACTGAGCTTAGTATTGATGAGAAGTTTCAAGCTCTTGATAAACTCTCAAGAGAGAATATACCTACTATATTTTTTTCTGGTGGCGAACCATTAGCAGGTGAGGGCTTCTTTGAAATAGCAGAGGCTGCTAAAAAGATGGGGTTCTATTTATCAATAGCTACAAATGGTACACTCTTCAATAAAGAAAACGCTCAGCGTGCTAAAGAGATTGGTTTTGGCTATGTAGCAGTGAGTTTAGACGCCGCTACTCCTGAGGTTCATGATAGATTTCGTGGTATGCCCGGTATGTGGCAGCGCTCAATAAATGGGATAAAAAATCTCATAGATGCAGGTGTTACTACCTGTATCCAATACACATTAGCAAAAGATAATTTAAGTGAACTACCAAAAATGTTCAGTTTGTTAAAAGAGATAGGAGCTTATAAATTAATAATATATAATTATATACCTGTAGGCAGGGGTGAATTTGAATCTGACCCAACTCCTGAAGATAGGGAGTCCGCATATAAGCTAATGTTTGAACAACTTGATCTCGGTTATCATATAATAGCTACCACATCACCTCAATTTGGTAGGTATTGCCAAGAGATGAGGGCAGGTTCTGTAATAATTGCACATTATGCAGATGCAAAATCAGAAGAGTTTGGTGCTATTGCAGACATTGTAGGTGGCTGTGGTGCAGGTAGAGCTTACTGTGCTTTACAACCAGATGGTATAATAACTCCATGTGTTTACATGCCAGATTTGCAAATAGGTAATATAAAGACACAAGAATTTAGAGAAATTTGGGATGCTCCCTTGATGGCGCAGTTTAGAGACAGGTCTGACCTTTGGGGTCATTGCAGCAATTGTAACTATAAAGCTGTGTGTGGAGGTTGCAGGGCACGTGCTTATGTCTATACCGGTGACATAAAAGGACCTGACCCTGGTTGTATATATAATCGAGAATATTACTATAAAGCTCAAATGTCAAAGCTCAAATGA